The following proteins are encoded in a genomic region of Gemmatimonadaceae bacterium:
- a CDS encoding sigma-70 family RNA polymerase sigma factor, whose product MPAGADSPPLSTLSDPAVVAEARKGSEAAYRELVARYERPVFSLIFRMVRDREMAEDLAQETFIKVLNNIDRYSPEFKFSSWLFKIANNLTIDHLRRRRVDTISIEGAPDAVTSESAKATSIAVVSPGQSPLEELESRELGTAIERAIGQLRPEYRACIMLRHVEDKSYEEIAEIVKLPLGTVKTYIHRARHELRAALGDVR is encoded by the coding sequence ATGCCTGCCGGAGCCGACTCTCCCCCTCTCTCGACACTTTCCGATCCGGCCGTCGTCGCCGAGGCGAGGAAGGGATCGGAAGCTGCATACCGCGAGCTTGTCGCGCGTTACGAGCGACCGGTGTTCTCGCTCATCTTCCGCATGGTGCGCGACCGCGAGATGGCGGAGGACCTTGCGCAGGAGACCTTCATCAAGGTCCTCAACAACATCGATCGCTACAGCCCCGAGTTCAAATTCTCGAGCTGGCTGTTCAAGATCGCGAACAACCTCACCATTGATCACCTGCGCCGCCGGCGCGTTGACACGATCAGCATCGAGGGCGCGCCCGACGCGGTCACGTCGGAGAGCGCCAAGGCCACGTCCATCGCCGTCGTCTCGCCGGGCCAGTCACCGCTCGAAGAGCTCGAGTCGCGGGAGCTGGGCACGGCAATCGAGCGAGCGATCGGCCAGCTCCGCCCCGAGTACCGGGCCTGCATCATGCTCAGGCACGTCGAGGACAAGTCGTACGAGGAGATAGCCGAGATAGTGAAGCTCCCCTTGGGAACGGTGAAGACGTATATCCACCGCGCGCGGCATGAGCTCAGGGCGGCCCTGGGAGACGTGAGATGA
- a CDS encoding APC family permease codes for MPGPTDDETVIVAGRPSLIRAIGRWALTAVVINSVIGSGVFGLPSSLAGFAGEWSPVTVLIAGCGIFVIVLCFAEVGSRFDGAGGPYLYTREAFGPALGFQIGWLHIWTRLLACAAALNVLSSYLAPLIPWAGTPAGRASVMIFAMTLVTVINVMGVRQAAWTVSAFTIAKLLPLALLIVLGVFQIDRDVIATQTVAEPKWTEAVLLLVFGYGGFESAVVAGSESRDPRRDTAFALITAMLAITLIYCLVQLVVVGVLPDAASSKAPVAETLGVLLGPAGLLLGSIAVIVSVYGWLTGFSLMGSRIFYSMAEQNEFPRALGSVHPRRRTPHVAIIINSAIGLGLGLVGNFGQLATFSAIARLGIYITTCAALIALRKKSGEPESYRAPGGIALAAIGIVFCLWLLSTRSLAQAWFLPVIVAVGGLVWLGMRARRASVSV; via the coding sequence ATGCCAGGACCAACGGACGACGAGACCGTGATTGTTGCCGGACGCCCTTCGCTGATCCGCGCGATCGGCAGATGGGCGCTCACCGCAGTCGTCATCAACAGCGTGATCGGTAGCGGCGTTTTCGGGCTGCCCTCGTCTCTGGCGGGGTTCGCCGGAGAGTGGAGCCCTGTCACGGTACTGATAGCGGGCTGTGGCATCTTCGTGATCGTGCTCTGCTTCGCCGAGGTAGGCAGCAGGTTCGATGGCGCTGGAGGGCCGTATCTCTATACACGCGAAGCGTTCGGCCCCGCTCTGGGCTTCCAGATCGGATGGCTTCACATATGGACTCGACTGCTCGCATGCGCAGCCGCGCTCAATGTTCTCAGCTCGTATCTGGCGCCGCTCATCCCGTGGGCCGGAACCCCGGCTGGCCGGGCGTCGGTGATGATCTTCGCTATGACTCTCGTCACCGTGATCAACGTAATGGGTGTGCGCCAGGCCGCGTGGACCGTCAGCGCTTTCACCATCGCGAAGCTTCTCCCGCTTGCGCTGCTGATCGTGCTTGGAGTCTTTCAGATCGACCGCGACGTCATTGCGACTCAAACCGTCGCCGAGCCGAAGTGGACCGAAGCGGTGCTTCTGCTGGTGTTCGGGTATGGCGGATTCGAATCCGCCGTCGTTGCCGGGAGCGAATCACGTGATCCCAGACGCGACACTGCATTCGCGCTCATCACCGCGATGCTGGCGATCACGTTGATCTATTGTCTTGTGCAGCTCGTGGTGGTCGGCGTGCTTCCCGACGCGGCTTCGAGCAAGGCCCCCGTTGCTGAGACTCTCGGTGTGCTTCTTGGTCCCGCCGGGCTGCTCCTCGGCAGCATCGCTGTCATCGTCTCCGTCTATGGATGGCTAACCGGGTTCTCGCTCATGGGGTCGAGAATCTTCTATTCGATGGCGGAGCAAAACGAGTTCCCGCGGGCACTGGGAAGCGTGCATCCCAGGCGGCGAACACCGCACGTGGCAATCATCATCAATTCTGCAATCGGGCTCGGCCTCGGTCTGGTGGGCAATTTCGGTCAGCTGGCGACGTTCAGCGCAATCGCCCGGCTCGGGATCTACATTACGACGTGTGCGGCGCTGATCGCGCTGCGAAAGAAATCCGGGGAGCCTGAAAGCTACCGCGCCCCGGGAGGAATCGCTCTCGCGGCAATCGGGATTGTGTTCTGTCTCTGGCTGTTGAGCACGCGGAGTCTCGCGCAGGCATGGTTCCTCCCTGTAATCGTTGCTGTGGGAGGATTGGTGTGGCTCGGGATGCGTGCGCGGCGGGCATCGGTAAGCGTGTGA
- the ubiE gene encoding bifunctional demethylmenaquinone methyltransferase/2-methoxy-6-polyprenyl-1,4-benzoquinol methylase UbiE — protein MPGPTDDETAIRAAEGGAEKSGYVREIFSEIAPRYDLLNHLLSLNIDRVWRRKAIAELNIGRRPAGHYLDLCAGTLDISVALAATKGFAGSVIGADFAEPMLRAGRRKIGAAKIAPVTADALLLPLPDACMAGAIVAFGIRNVADPDACLREVHRVLEPGAKFVILEFSTPRSPLINAAYQLYFNTLLPAIGGLISGHRTAYRYLPRSVANFPVQEELARRMTDAGFRNVWWRSLTLGIAAIHSGERN, from the coding sequence ATGCCAGGACCAACGGACGACGAGACCGCGATCCGCGCGGCTGAAGGCGGGGCGGAGAAGAGCGGTTACGTTCGCGAGATCTTCTCGGAGATCGCTCCGCGCTACGATCTTCTCAATCATCTCCTCAGTCTCAACATAGACCGCGTCTGGCGCCGGAAGGCGATCGCCGAGCTGAACATCGGGCGACGGCCGGCGGGGCATTACCTCGATCTCTGCGCCGGCACTCTGGACATCAGCGTGGCGCTTGCGGCAACGAAAGGATTCGCCGGGTCAGTGATCGGTGCCGATTTTGCGGAGCCGATGCTTAGAGCGGGACGCCGAAAGATCGGCGCGGCGAAAATCGCGCCGGTCACGGCCGACGCGCTGCTGCTGCCGCTGCCCGATGCCTGCATGGCCGGCGCGATCGTCGCGTTCGGAATCAGGAATGTCGCCGATCCCGATGCCTGCCTGCGGGAAGTGCACCGCGTGCTCGAGCCCGGCGCGAAGTTCGTCATCCTCGAGTTCTCCACGCCGCGATCGCCGCTCATCAACGCCGCGTACCAACTCTACTTCAATACTCTTCTTCCGGCGATCGGCGGATTGATCAGCGGGCATCGCACCGCCTACCGTTACCTGCCGCGGTCGGTCGCGAATTTCCCCGTTCAGGAAGAGCTCGCGCGGCGGATGACCGACGCGGGGTTCAGGAACGTGTGGTGGCGCTCGCTGACGCTCGGCATAGCGGCCATTCATTCCGGCGAGCGTAACTGA
- the hemG gene encoding protoporphyrinogen oxidase, whose protein sequence is MTVRRLVVVGGGISGLAAAWAARQAAPRVEGGLEVLVLERGGAVGGKASSIVRDGWLVEGGPSGFLGGRPEMERLIDGIGLANERAPANRASARRFLFRAGRMRRIVPNPVGLLREGILGPRGVARMLAEPFIAARRDSADESVWTFAARRLGAEVADRMILPMALGIFAGDARRLSLGAAFPRMAALEREHGSLIRGMIARRAWASSGALTSFRCGMQQLPRALAERGGFAVRCGAEVRALRRTNDGWSVAVDGDAEVIPADAVILAGEPWAMAPLMQPHDAPLAAELTAISCPPVAVVALGFGPAAAARVPIGFGVLIARGEGFRMLGNLWETHLYHGRGPAGHVLVRAMFGGAVDPEAGALSEAELAALARAEIARLYGMTDAPVFEHVVRVPRAIPQYEMGHSARVARIADAIEALPGLSMTGNGLRGVAFADAASDGVHVGDAAVQQLGADAIP, encoded by the coding sequence GTGACTGTGCGGCGCCTCGTCGTGGTCGGCGGCGGGATCTCCGGACTTGCGGCGGCATGGGCCGCGCGCCAGGCGGCCCCGCGCGTGGAAGGCGGCCTCGAGGTGCTTGTGCTCGAGCGCGGCGGCGCCGTCGGCGGCAAGGCGAGCAGCATCGTGCGCGACGGTTGGCTCGTGGAGGGAGGCCCGTCCGGCTTTCTGGGCGGACGTCCCGAGATGGAGCGCCTCATCGACGGGATCGGCCTCGCGAACGAGCGGGCGCCGGCGAACCGGGCGTCGGCCCGGCGTTTTCTCTTTCGCGCCGGGCGCATGCGGCGGATCGTTCCGAACCCCGTCGGCCTCCTGCGCGAAGGGATCCTCGGGCCGCGCGGCGTCGCGCGCATGTTGGCGGAGCCCTTCATCGCGGCGCGGCGCGACTCCGCCGACGAGTCCGTGTGGACCTTCGCGGCGCGGCGTCTCGGCGCCGAGGTCGCCGACCGGATGATCCTGCCGATGGCGCTCGGCATCTTCGCGGGCGACGCGCGGCGTCTCTCGCTGGGGGCGGCCTTTCCGCGGATGGCGGCGCTCGAACGGGAGCACGGATCGTTGATTCGCGGGATGATCGCACGGCGCGCTTGGGCGAGTTCGGGCGCGCTCACCTCATTCCGGTGCGGCATGCAACAGTTGCCGCGTGCGCTCGCCGAGCGCGGCGGATTCGCCGTCCGGTGCGGCGCGGAAGTGCGGGCGCTGCGTCGCACGAACGACGGGTGGAGCGTCGCGGTGGATGGAGATGCGGAGGTGATCCCGGCGGATGCAGTCATCCTCGCCGGCGAGCCGTGGGCGATGGCGCCGCTGATGCAGCCGCACGACGCGCCGCTGGCGGCGGAACTGACGGCGATTTCGTGCCCGCCCGTTGCCGTGGTCGCGCTCGGGTTCGGGCCGGCGGCGGCGGCCAGGGTTCCCATCGGCTTCGGTGTGCTGATCGCTCGCGGCGAAGGGTTTCGGATGCTGGGCAATCTCTGGGAGACGCATCTCTATCACGGACGCGGCCCGGCTGGGCACGTGCTGGTGCGCGCGATGTTCGGCGGGGCGGTGGATCCGGAGGCCGGCGCGCTGTCAGAGGCCGAACTCGCCGCCCTCGCGCGCGCGGAGATCGCGAGGCTCTACGGCATGACGGACGCGCCGGTGTTCGAGCACGTCGTGCGCGTGCCGCGCGCGATCCCGCAGTATGAGATGGGACACTCCGCGCGCGTGGCGCGCATCGCCGATGCGATCGAGGCGCTGCCCGGGCTGAGCATGACGGGTAACGGACTGCGTGGCGTCGCCTTCGCGGACGCTGCCAGCGACGGCGTGCACGTCGGCGACGCGGCGGTGCAGCAGCTGGGCGCTGACGCGATCCCCTGA
- the hemN gene encoding oxygen-independent coproporphyrinogen III oxidase, which translates to MSIPDSVLDSGANARPVARQVTADLLARHDRPGPRYTSYPTAIEFHEGIGTDDYLTRLAAADQLGDAPLSLYMHLPFCEERCLFCGCHVIVTRHRKAAEPYLELVKREVELLAERLPNRRRFAQLHLGGGTPTYFSPAQLTDLLGHTLRHFRLAAGAELALEADPRVTTTAHIDALAELGFNRISFGVQDLTPEVQESINRVQSLEQTAALVEHARSRGFRGINVDLIYGLPLQTPESFERTVDSVVGLGIDRAAVYSFAFVPWVRGHQKKIEEDQLPDARTKLALFAIARERFLRAGYEPIGMDHFARPDDELARAKHEGRLRRNFQGYTVIPGDDVLGIGISAIGDVRGAYVQNEKKLSTYEERIRAGQLPVTRGVARTADDEVRRTVIHELMCNFCVDTADISRRFGLDFGTYFADDLTLLAASEREGLVKIGDGRIEATPVGELFVRNLAMCFDRYQREKHDAESRPVFSRTV; encoded by the coding sequence ATGAGCATCCCGGATTCCGTCCTCGATTCGGGCGCGAATGCCCGCCCGGTCGCTCGCCAGGTGACGGCGGACCTGCTGGCGCGCCACGATCGTCCGGGTCCGCGGTATACCAGCTACCCGACTGCGATCGAGTTCCACGAGGGTATCGGCACCGACGACTACCTCACCCGCTTGGCCGCGGCGGACCAGCTCGGTGATGCGCCGCTCTCGCTGTACATGCACCTGCCGTTCTGCGAGGAGCGGTGCCTCTTCTGCGGCTGCCACGTGATCGTCACCAGGCACCGGAAGGCGGCCGAGCCCTACCTGGAACTGGTCAAGCGCGAGGTCGAACTGCTCGCGGAGCGGCTCCCCAACCGGCGCCGGTTCGCGCAGCTCCACCTGGGCGGAGGAACGCCGACGTATTTCTCGCCCGCGCAGCTCACCGACCTGCTCGGCCATACGTTGCGGCACTTCCGCCTTGCGGCTGGCGCGGAGCTCGCCCTGGAAGCCGATCCGCGCGTGACCACCACCGCCCACATCGACGCGCTGGCGGAGCTGGGGTTCAACCGGATCTCCTTCGGCGTGCAGGATCTGACGCCGGAAGTACAGGAGTCGATCAACCGCGTGCAGTCGCTCGAGCAGACAGCCGCGCTGGTCGAACACGCCCGCAGTCGCGGCTTTCGCGGCATCAACGTGGACCTCATCTACGGGCTGCCGCTGCAGACGCCGGAGAGCTTCGAGCGCACGGTGGACTCGGTGGTCGGCCTCGGCATCGACCGCGCCGCCGTCTACTCGTTCGCGTTCGTTCCGTGGGTGCGCGGGCACCAGAAGAAGATCGAGGAAGACCAGCTCCCGGATGCGCGCACGAAGCTCGCGCTGTTCGCCATCGCGCGTGAGCGGTTCCTCCGCGCCGGGTACGAGCCGATCGGGATGGACCACTTCGCCCGGCCCGACGACGAGCTCGCGCGGGCGAAGCACGAAGGACGGCTGCGGCGGAATTTCCAGGGATACACCGTCATTCCAGGCGACGACGTGCTCGGGATCGGCATCTCGGCGATCGGCGACGTGCGGGGCGCCTACGTGCAGAACGAGAAGAAGCTGTCGACGTACGAGGAACGCATCCGCGCGGGCCAGCTTCCAGTGACGCGCGGCGTGGCGCGCACGGCCGACGACGAGGTCCGGCGGACGGTGATTCACGAACTGATGTGCAACTTTTGTGTCGATACGGCCGACATCTCGCGGCGCTTCGGCCTCGACTTCGGGACGTACTTCGCGGACGACCTCACGCTGCTGGCCGCCTCCGAGCGCGAAGGACTCGTGAAGATCGGCGACGGCCGTATCGAGGCGACGCCGGTGGGCGAACTGTTCGTGCGCAACCTCGCGATGTGCTTCGACCGGTACCAGCGCGAAAAGCACGACGCCGAGTCGCGGCCCGTGTTCAGCCGCACGGTGTGA
- the hemE gene encoding uroporphyrinogen decarboxylase produces the protein MRALRGEPTDRRPVWVMRQAGRYLPEYRALRARHSFEELSGSATLAAEVTMQPLARFPLDGAIIFADLMSPIGALGLSVRFDPGPVLAKPVRTAADVDALADPAPGTIAPEVIEALGLVKRELGGRAALLGFAGAPWSLAAYLVQGRGSPGFPALRALAARDEGLLSALLEKLTALAVQYVTAQVEAGADAVQLFDTWGGVLSLADWTRLVRPHLVRFFEATRSLGVPRIMFVQDASHLVDAYAALSSEALAVDWREDLAALRARVPAAKALQGNLDPAVLLAGPEPTRLAVRALLARMPSRGHIVNLGHGIMPETPIDSVHALIAAVHEERAS, from the coding sequence ATGCGTGCGTTGCGGGGTGAACCGACGGATCGGCGACCGGTGTGGGTGATGCGCCAGGCTGGCCGCTACCTGCCCGAGTACCGGGCGCTCCGCGCGCGCCACAGCTTCGAAGAGCTTTCGGGGAGCGCAACGCTGGCGGCCGAAGTGACGATGCAGCCGCTGGCACGCTTTCCGCTCGACGGGGCGATCATCTTCGCCGACCTGATGAGTCCCATCGGCGCGCTCGGCCTGTCCGTGCGATTCGATCCCGGCCCGGTGCTGGCGAAGCCTGTGCGCACCGCCGCCGATGTCGACGCGCTCGCCGATCCCGCGCCGGGGACGATCGCGCCAGAAGTGATCGAGGCGCTTGGGCTCGTCAAGCGAGAACTGGGCGGCCGGGCCGCGCTGCTGGGTTTCGCGGGTGCACCGTGGTCGCTCGCGGCATACCTCGTTCAGGGACGGGGAAGCCCCGGGTTCCCCGCGCTCCGCGCGCTCGCGGCGCGCGACGAAGGGCTCCTCTCGGCGCTGCTCGAGAAGCTCACCGCGCTGGCTGTGCAGTACGTCACGGCGCAGGTCGAGGCGGGCGCCGACGCGGTGCAACTCTTCGACACCTGGGGTGGCGTGCTGTCGCTCGCCGACTGGACGCGGCTGGTGCGGCCCCATCTCGTGCGCTTCTTCGAGGCGACGCGGTCGCTTGGCGTGCCACGGATCATGTTCGTACAGGATGCGTCGCACCTGGTGGACGCGTATGCGGCGCTCTCCTCCGAGGCGCTCGCGGTGGACTGGCGAGAGGACCTCGCCGCCCTTCGGGCTCGCGTGCCGGCGGCGAAGGCGCTGCAGGGCAACCTGGATCCCGCGGTGCTGCTCGCCGGTCCCGAGCCCACGCGCCTCGCCGTGCGCGCGCTGCTCGCCCGCATGCCGTCGCGCGGGCACATTGTGAATCTGGGTCACGGCATCATGCCGGAGACTCCCATCGACAGCGTGCACGCCCTCATCGCGGCCGTGCACGAAGAGAGGGCTTCATGA
- a CDS encoding response regulator transcription factor: protein MSNPTARVLLVEDEVNLARGIRENLEAEGYAVDVVGDGLMALDKIRRQEYGLVILDVMLPGMDGFTVCQTARLEGRDTPVLFLTAKGGGGDRIRGLEVGGDDYLPKPFQLRELLLRVAAILRRRSRYDAMTALEPVARFGGNEFDFRSFRGRSFDGGDQILTQKEAMILKVLVEREGDVVWRDEILEKVWGDDVLPSSRTIDNFIARLRKRFEPDPERPRFFHTVRGVGYRFVSAGEESGS from the coding sequence ATGAGCAACCCCACGGCGCGCGTCCTGCTGGTGGAGGACGAGGTCAACCTCGCCCGCGGCATTCGCGAGAACCTCGAGGCGGAGGGCTACGCGGTGGATGTCGTTGGCGACGGTCTCATGGCGCTCGACAAGATCCGGCGCCAGGAGTACGGCCTCGTGATCCTCGACGTGATGCTTCCAGGAATGGACGGCTTCACCGTCTGCCAGACGGCGCGGCTCGAGGGACGCGACACGCCCGTCCTGTTCCTGACGGCGAAGGGTGGAGGCGGCGATCGCATTCGCGGCCTCGAAGTGGGTGGCGATGACTACCTCCCGAAGCCGTTCCAGCTTCGCGAGCTATTGCTCCGTGTCGCGGCGATCCTGCGCCGGCGCTCGCGCTACGACGCGATGACGGCGCTCGAGCCCGTCGCGCGCTTCGGCGGCAACGAGTTCGACTTCCGGAGTTTCCGCGGCCGCTCGTTTGATGGCGGCGACCAGATCCTGACCCAAAAGGAAGCGATGATCCTGAAAGTGCTGGTCGAGCGCGAAGGCGACGTGGTGTGGCGCGACGAGATCCTCGAGAAGGTCTGGGGCGACGACGTGCTGCCTTCGTCGCGCACGATCGACAACTTCATCGCGCGCCTGCGCAAGCGCTTCGAGCCCGACCCCGAGCGGCCGCGCTTCTTTCACACGGTGCGCGGCGTCGGCTACCGGTTCGTCTCCGCGGGCGAGGAGAGCGGATCATGA
- a CDS encoding HAMP domain-containing sensor histidine kinase, giving the protein MRRFRRPWHSTRPLQMGFIVLLAVCSAQLAYWIADEVRYTARVQAQLRDAYEAEAESARALLRTGAAWRQVALIYPEIALSADSSTVQVAPRVLAELESSRFHRLNRYAWEGAFFLAVLLAAMAVVYRAVREEAELGQRQENFLAAVSHELKSPLASLRLSVETLAMRDPPAERRAELVQRLLADLGRLQRMIGNILDTSRLSAAETRAAPERVALAGAVSSIVDELREHAAEHEVALNTDVAESLVIWADPEGVRTVLRNLLHNGIRAASGGRHVTVRGFRADGWVQLEVRDDGVGFPPHETAHLFEKFYRVDGGSSARAGGTGLGLYLVWRCVGLDGGRVTGESAGPGRGACFTVSWPSATEHAS; this is encoded by the coding sequence GTGAGGCGCTTTCGCCGCCCCTGGCATTCCACGCGCCCGCTGCAGATGGGGTTCATCGTGCTGCTCGCCGTGTGCAGCGCGCAACTCGCGTACTGGATAGCCGACGAGGTTCGCTACACCGCGCGCGTGCAGGCGCAGCTGCGGGATGCGTACGAGGCGGAGGCGGAGTCGGCTCGCGCCCTGCTGCGTACCGGTGCCGCGTGGCGTCAAGTGGCGCTCATCTATCCCGAGATCGCGCTGTCGGCGGACTCGTCGACCGTACAGGTCGCGCCGCGTGTCCTCGCCGAGCTGGAATCGTCGCGATTCCATCGGCTCAATCGCTATGCGTGGGAAGGGGCCTTCTTCCTCGCGGTGCTGCTCGCGGCGATGGCGGTGGTGTACCGCGCGGTGCGCGAGGAGGCGGAACTCGGGCAGCGTCAGGAGAACTTCCTGGCCGCGGTGTCGCACGAGCTCAAGAGCCCGCTGGCGAGCCTGCGCCTCTCGGTGGAGACGCTGGCGATGCGCGATCCCCCGGCGGAGCGGCGGGCGGAACTGGTGCAGCGACTGCTCGCCGACCTTGGCCGCCTGCAGCGGATGATCGGGAACATCCTCGACACGTCGCGGCTGTCGGCCGCCGAGACGCGCGCGGCGCCGGAACGCGTCGCGCTCGCCGGGGCGGTGTCGTCCATCGTCGACGAGTTGCGCGAGCACGCGGCGGAACACGAGGTGGCGCTGAACACCGATGTCGCGGAGTCTCTCGTCATCTGGGCCGATCCCGAGGGTGTGCGGACGGTTCTGCGGAACCTCCTCCACAACGGCATCCGTGCGGCAAGCGGAGGCCGGCATGTCACCGTGCGGGGGTTCCGCGCGGACGGCTGGGTGCAGCTCGAAGTCCGCGACGACGGCGTCGGATTTCCGCCGCACGAAACGGCGCACCTGTTCGAGAAATTCTATCGCGTGGACGGTGGCAGCTCCGCTCGGGCGGGCGGGACCGGCCTCGGCCTGTACCTGGTCTGGCGCTGCGTCGGTCTCGACGGAGGCCGCGTGACCGGTGAGAGCGCCGGTCCGGGACGCGGCGCCTGTTTCACTGTGAGCTGGCCTTCGGCCACGGAGCACGCATCATGA
- the hemH gene encoding ferrochelatase, with amino-acid sequence MTDHPLPHLVLVNLGTPQEPSPAAVREFLDEFLSDPAVVDLPRWLWLPILRGIVLRKRPARVAEQYGSIWSAGGSPLRVATEQIVAGVRERASGRFGVSAAYRYGEPSLDTVMHALAGEGAGPVIVTPLFPHRTDATTGTAFRRAREAAERAGIAARLVERLIHPADPGYVEAMATQWRRAVAKADHEIEHLVVSFHGIPVRYDRREGGVYVRDCEATTRAFLEAIRWPRDCATLAFQSKFGPEPWLKPATANVLEELPRRGVRRVAVITPGFLTEGLETIEEIGIRGRESFLDAGGTHFLRVGSVAAESAFLDALAGLAAG; translated from the coding sequence GTGACCGACCATCCGCTGCCCCATCTCGTACTGGTCAACCTCGGTACTCCGCAGGAGCCGAGTCCAGCCGCCGTACGCGAGTTCCTGGACGAGTTCCTCAGCGACCCCGCCGTCGTGGATCTACCGCGGTGGCTGTGGCTGCCGATCCTGCGCGGGATCGTGCTCCGCAAGCGCCCGGCGCGAGTCGCGGAGCAGTACGGGTCCATCTGGAGCGCGGGCGGCTCGCCCCTGCGCGTAGCCACCGAACAGATCGTGGCCGGCGTGAGGGAGCGCGCCTCGGGGCGCTTCGGGGTGAGCGCGGCCTACCGCTACGGCGAACCCTCGCTCGACACGGTGATGCACGCTCTGGCCGGCGAGGGCGCGGGGCCGGTGATCGTCACGCCGCTCTTTCCGCACCGTACCGATGCGACGACCGGGACCGCGTTCCGGCGCGCCCGCGAGGCCGCCGAGCGCGCGGGGATCGCCGCCCGCCTGGTCGAGCGACTGATCCACCCTGCGGACCCAGGGTATGTGGAGGCGATGGCCACGCAGTGGCGCCGCGCCGTCGCGAAGGCCGATCACGAGATCGAACATCTCGTCGTCTCCTTTCACGGGATCCCGGTGCGGTACGACCGGCGGGAGGGCGGAGTGTACGTGCGTGACTGCGAAGCGACGACGCGCGCCTTCCTGGAAGCGATCCGCTGGCCGCGCGACTGCGCGACGCTCGCCTTCCAGTCGAAGTTCGGCCCCGAGCCGTGGCTCAAGCCGGCGACCGCCAACGTGCTCGAGGAGCTGCCGCGCCGCGGCGTGCGCCGCGTGGCGGTCATCACGCCGGGATTCCTCACGGAGGGGCTGGAGACGATCGAAGAGATCGGCATCCGCGGGCGCGAGTCGTTTCTCGACGCTGGCGGCACTCATTTCCTCCGCGTCGGATCGGTCGCGGCGGAATCCGCGTTTCTCGACGCGCTTGCGGGGCTCGCCGCCGGCTGA
- a CDS encoding UvrB/UvrC motif-containing protein, whose translation MSRGRRGSDRREPTSDAQIEVMKNLVRAGAADRPGIYRMLSSTGEVVYVGKSKRVRSRLLSYFRCAYPGEKGARILREAETIDWEYTPSEFAALLRELRLIKSYRPRLNFAMKRDATHYSFIKLTRRPAPKLTVVRGASADDASVYYGPFVGAQRIGEALRELSDALMLRDCKSDMEMHFSDQQELFQLLSRTPGCIRYEIAKCMGPCVGGCSAAEYDERVAMARAFLDGSNDGPIEMLRGRMDEASERLEFERAAAYRDKLGRLEVLREQFGRLRFAVEKLSFVYTVKGHEGEDRVYLVKRGVVRAELDKPRTSWQRTKLKRLAEDMFSVQEKPTTSVPTHEIDELLLLSSWFRRFPTEMGKTRKVS comes from the coding sequence GTGAGCCGCGGGCGACGCGGATCCGACCGGCGCGAGCCCACCAGCGACGCGCAGATCGAGGTCATGAAGAACCTCGTTCGAGCAGGGGCCGCCGACCGGCCGGGCATTTACCGCATGCTCTCGTCCACCGGCGAAGTCGTCTATGTCGGCAAGTCGAAGCGCGTGCGGAGCCGGCTCCTCAGCTACTTCCGCTGCGCGTATCCCGGGGAAAAGGGGGCGCGGATCCTGCGCGAGGCGGAGACAATAGACTGGGAGTACACGCCGAGCGAGTTCGCTGCGCTGCTGCGCGAGCTGCGGCTGATCAAGTCGTATCGCCCTCGCCTCAACTTCGCGATGAAGCGCGACGCCACGCATTACTCGTTCATCAAGCTGACGCGCCGCCCGGCTCCCAAGCTTACGGTAGTCCGCGGTGCCTCCGCCGACGACGCATCCGTCTATTACGGCCCGTTCGTCGGCGCGCAGCGCATCGGCGAGGCGCTACGCGAGCTGAGCGACGCGCTCATGCTCCGCGACTGCAAGTCGGACATGGAGATGCACTTCAGCGATCAGCAGGAGCTGTTTCAGCTCTTGTCGCGAACCCCCGGATGCATCCGGTACGAGATCGCCAAGTGCATGGGTCCGTGCGTTGGCGGTTGCTCGGCCGCCGAGTATGACGAGCGTGTGGCGATGGCGCGGGCGTTCCTCGACGGATCGAACGACGGACCGATCGAGATGCTGCGCGGAAGGATGGACGAGGCGAGCGAGCGGCTGGAATTCGAGCGCGCGGCGGCGTACCGCGACAAGCTCGGCCGGCTCGAGGTTCTGCGCGAACAGTTCGGACGGCTGCGATTCGCCGTCGAGAAGCTCTCGTTCGTGTACACCGTGAAGGGCCACGAGGGTGAGGACCGCGTGTATCTCGTCAAGCGCGGCGTCGTGCGCGCCGAGCTCGACAAGCCGCGCACCTCCTGGCAGAGAACGAAACTCAAACGACTCGCCGAGGACATGTTCTCCGTCCAGGAGAAACCGACGACGAGCGTGCCGACTCACGAGATAGACGAGCTGCTGCTCCTCTCGTCGTGGTTTCGCCGCTTTCCCACCGAGATGGGAAAGACGCGAAAAGTATCCTAG